The genomic stretch TTATTTCcaaagcaaagtatggactattatatatttctagataGCCCTGGATATTATCTTTCCATAGCCATTAAGAGTGAAccatttggacttttgtagctccagaagaGCTCCTTCGAGTGCACAGAAGTAAGATTTTGATAGCATCTACAGTGCATTCTctatctctgaatcagacttttgctcaagctcctcaatttcagccagataATATCTGAAATCACCATGAAACACACAAAATCAAGGTAGAATCTAAAAATGTAAATTTatcactaaaacctatgaaaatataatcaaacttaaacaaaacatagtaaaaactatatgaaaatgatgccaaaaagcgtataaaatatccgttcATCATCTAACCTCATACAGTTTTCTTTCTCGGCTGGGTATTGCATTGccttgaaaaaattaaaaaccatTGGCTCATCATGCACCCTAAGAACCATTTCACCCTTTTCAACATTAATTATTgctctggctgtggctaagAAGGGTATTCCAAGAATGATTGAGTTACTCCCTTCCTCATCCATGTCCAAGATCACAAAGTCAGCAGAAAAAATGAATTCTCcaaccttcaccaagaggtttTCCACAACTCCATTGGGTATATTTAGAGATCTATCAGCAAGTTGTAGTGACATTCTAGTGGGTTTAACCTCCTCTATTAGCAGCTTCTTCATCATAGAGAGTGGCATCAAATTGATGCTTGCCCTCAAGTCACACAATGCTTTCTCAATACTCATGTTTTCAATGGTGCTTGGTATAAGGAAGCTTCCTGGATCCTTTAGTTTTGGTGGGAGGCCCTTTTGAATTATAGCACTGCATTCTTGGGTTAGGATCACAGTTTCCTTTTCCTTCCAACTCCTTTCTTTAGTGATGACTTCTtgaagaaactttgcatatagtGGCATTTGTTCTGAAGCCTCAACTAACTAATGGAATATTGATTTCAAGCTCCCAAAAAATCTCCCAGAACTTCGGGAATTGTTGATCTCTCAGCTCTTTGTATAGCCTTTGTGGATAAGGGAGTTTAGGGACATATGGCTTCACCTCATCCTTCTGGTCTTGTGGTTGTGGCTCCCAGATTTTCTTGTCTTTCCTTGAGGCTTGTGATTCATTGGGTTTGTGATCTCCCTTACCATTTTCCTCTGTCTTTGTTCCTTCTTTATTAGCATCCTTGATTCCTTCTCCCACTATCTTGCCACTCCACAATTGAATAACCTCACATTCCTCATTTAGATTGGGAATTGTGCCACTTGGAAAGGCAGTAGCTGGCCTCTCAGCAAGTTGCCAAGCTATTTGCCCCACTTGTCTTTCAAGATTTCTTATTGTGGCCTCTTGGTTCTTGTTTGTTATGGCTTGATCTTTTTTTGCCATTTCTTGTTCTTTGATGAATTTCTCCATTAGTACCTCTAGACTAGAGATCATTTGGGACTCTGGATATGATTGGGGTTGTGGTTGTGTGGGATATGATGGTTGTTGATGGAAATTATTTGAGATGTTGGGAATGGTATTTTGTAAGGTGTTTTGGGGTTGGCCGTATATGTTTTGTGGTTCTTGTATTGGTTATTGTTAGTGGATGGGTGGTTGTAGTTATTTGTATTGTGGAAATTGTGAGAATTAGAGTTTCTTTGCCCTTGATTTTGATTCTTACCCCATCTcaagttggggtgatttcttCATGCTGGGTTGTATCTATCACCATAAGAGTCTTGTTGAAATGAATTTGAGGTGTTATTCATAAATTGAACTTGTTCCAAACTTGGTTGCTCATAAGTGAAAGGTTTACAGCTTTCTTCATGATGATTCACTCCACTTGACACTTAAGCATGGCTTTGTGTGCTTACAGTAGTTAGTTGCAATCCATCCATCCTCTTAGtcatcatctccatttgttgctgaatttgttgGTGCATGAGCTTGTTTTGGGCCAAGATAGCATCCACACCATCAAGATCCAATATCCCTCTCTTTGAAGTTGTGTGCCTCTCCGCAGAGTAGAAATTttgattgtttgccaccatGTCAATAAGGTCTTGTGCTTCTTCGAGAGTCTTAATCATTTGGAATGAACCTCCTAAGGAATAATCCAATGCTTTTCTTGCTTTTAGAGAGAGACCTTAATAGAAGTTTTGAAGTCTTACCCATTCACTAAACATGTCTAGTGGGCACCTCCTTATTAGTGCGTTGTATTTCTCCCAAGCCTCATAAAGTGATTCTCCCTTCATTTGCCTGAAGGTTTGTACCGCTGTtttcaacttgatgattc from Arachis stenosperma cultivar V10309 chromosome 9, arast.V10309.gnm1.PFL2, whole genome shotgun sequence encodes the following:
- the LOC130949668 gene encoding uncharacterized protein LOC130949668, with product MPLYAKFLQEVITKERSWKEKETVILTQECSAIIQKGLPPKLKDPGSFLIPSTIENMSIEKALCDLRASINLMPLSMMKKLLIEEVKPTRMSLQLADRSLNIPNGVVENLLVKVGEFIFSADFVILDMDEEGSNSIILGIPFLATARAIINVEKGEMVLRVHDEPMVFNFFKAMQYPAEKENCMRYYLAEIEELEQKSDSEIENAL